In Thioclava sp. GXIMD2076, one DNA window encodes the following:
- a CDS encoding imelysin family protein, whose protein sequence is MTRPLSALLASTALFAAPLAAFAEAPQPEAVIETYADIAQAGFEDSLTTAQALEAAVDALVKEPSAETLQAAKDAWVAARKPYQQTEAFRFGNALVDDWEGRVNAWPLDEGLIDYVDEDSAANNEENDLALANVIANKSLTIGGEKVDASTISPEFLAETLQEAEGIEANVATGYHAIEFLLWGQDLNGTGAGAGARPYTDYIQGEGCTGGNCDRRAEYLQAASKLLVADLQEMVGNWDEEGAARTALTDDADAGITTILTGMGSLSYGELAGERTKLGLMLHDPEEEHDCFSDMTHVSHYYDALGIQNVYTGKYTRVDGSVVEGASLSQLVAAKDADVDAQLTKDLDASVAAADAIYQKAEGGMAYDQMLALGNDEGAKLVNGLVDALVTQTRSIERAVTLLGSEVEIEGSDSLDNPDAVFQ, encoded by the coding sequence ATGACCCGTCCCCTTTCCGCGCTGCTTGCCAGCACTGCCCTGTTTGCTGCGCCGCTGGCAGCCTTTGCCGAGGCGCCGCAGCCCGAAGCCGTGATCGAAACCTATGCCGATATCGCGCAGGCAGGGTTCGAGGACAGCCTGACCACCGCGCAGGCGCTGGAGGCGGCGGTTGACGCGCTGGTGAAAGAACCCTCTGCCGAGACGCTGCAGGCGGCCAAGGACGCGTGGGTTGCGGCCCGCAAGCCCTACCAGCAGACCGAAGCTTTCCGCTTTGGCAATGCGCTGGTGGATGACTGGGAAGGCCGTGTGAACGCCTGGCCGCTCGATGAGGGTCTGATCGACTATGTCGATGAGGATTCGGCGGCCAATAACGAAGAGAATGATCTGGCTCTGGCCAATGTCATCGCCAATAAATCGCTCACCATCGGTGGCGAAAAGGTGGATGCCAGCACGATCTCGCCGGAATTCCTCGCAGAGACCCTGCAGGAGGCCGAAGGCATCGAGGCCAATGTGGCAACCGGCTATCACGCCATCGAATTCCTGCTCTGGGGGCAGGATCTGAACGGCACCGGGGCGGGCGCGGGTGCGCGCCCCTATACCGATTACATTCAGGGCGAGGGCTGCACCGGTGGCAATTGTGACCGCCGTGCCGAATATCTGCAGGCAGCCTCCAAGCTGCTGGTTGCGGATCTGCAGGAAATGGTCGGCAATTGGGACGAGGAAGGTGCTGCACGCACCGCGCTGACCGATGATGCCGATGCGGGCATCACCACGATCCTCACCGGTATGGGGTCGCTGTCCTATGGCGAGCTGGCGGGCGAGCGCACGAAGCTGGGCCTCATGCTGCATGATCCGGAAGAAGAGCATGATTGCTTCTCCGATATGACCCATGTCTCGCATTATTATGACGCGTTGGGGATCCAGAACGTCTATACCGGCAAATACACCCGTGTGGACGGCTCGGTCGTGGAAGGCGCCTCGCTGTCGCAACTGGTGGCGGCCAAGGATGCCGATGTGGATGCGCAGCTGACCAAGGATCTGGACGCATCGGTCGCTGCAGCCGATGCGATCTACCAGAAGGCCGAAGGCGGTATGGCCTATGACCAGATGCTGGCGCTTGGCAATGACGAGGGGGCAAAGCTCGTCAACGGTCTGGTCGATGCGCTGGTCACCCAGACCCGTTCGATCGAGCGCGCGGTCACGCTTCTGGGCTCCGAGGTCGAGATCGAGGGGTCCGACAGCCTCGACAACCCTGATGCAGTCTTCCAGTAA